The DNA region ACGGAAAAGACATCCTCGAACACTTCAAATATCTGAAGAAGTTCATTCCTTACGCTTATATGCATCACGAAAGAGAAGACGGTTCCGGCTATCCACATGGACTGAAGGCGGACAAGATACCGCTTGAGGCTAAGATCATTGCCGTGGCCGATGTCTTCGAAGCCCTAACTGCCGACAGGCCTTACAGGGCCGCTTATTCCTTTGCTAAAGCGGTGAACATGATGACTGAAATGCCTCTTGATCAGCGCATAGTCTCTGCTCTGATAGAGATCCTTCCTGAACTTGAGAATGCGCTTTGCGGGAGAAACCCGGAGAAGTGCTGGGAGAGAACTTTAGAAAATGACGGAGATGCCGCTGGATAGGGAAAGTGTTCGAACTGTTCAAGGCGCTTCCATAATTGGAGAAGGTTCTCAATCAAAGAAATGCTGACCTTGAACACGGGGCTTTCAATTGTGTTATTTGAGCTGATGATAGATTATAGAGCAGAGATTCTCTGAATTCTTGTTTGCTGGTGTACGATCTCAAGTTCACCGAGAAATTGATTTCTGTCTTGTATCATGAGCGGGACTTAATGGAATGCATATCTACAATACCTTAAGTCTGATCCAGAACCTCAGCTCTGAATTCTTCGGACAGACCGTTATCAACTTTCTTGATTGCAGAGTAAGCATTCTGTAGCATTATTCGAATTGTTTCACCACGCCTACCGTCTTTGAACTTCATTGAGTACATCGCAAGCTCACAAAACTTTCCTTTAAGATAATTGGTTTTTCCTCTCTTAAGGAGTCCCTCAATCACCCAATTCTGGAAGAAACGCAAATCATGAAGGGTAGACTCATCACTTTGCAGATCATACAGCTTCATAGAAATGCCAAGCGGATCTAATAGCAGTAAGTAAGTCACATCAATGGGTTTCTGAAGGAACAGAACCTGAAGCATCTTGAGTGCCTTTCGACTTTCTTTCGTGCCAGTGTATGCATTGAGAACAGCATTGAGTGCATTTTTCAGATTGGGAACGCCTTTCTGTCTTTTTCGAAGCACTTCGTCAGTAGTAAGAAGAGTCTTCATTGCATCTGCTGTTGGATAGCGAGCAAAACGATGTCCTTTTTTGATTGCATTGGCTTCCAGTACTGCAAGAGAAGCAATCGATCTTGAAGTGTGGTAAAGAGCAAGTCTCTCGTTAAGGAGTTCATTGCCACTATTCCTGAAATTAATAATGCACTTGCTGAAAGAATTGCAGACTATGGCCAAGAGATTATGATTGTGATTAATACTGACATTTGCGAATGTATTCCAGAGTCTCACTATATTGTATAGTGCAGTTGCTCCCAATTCAGAATATCTAGTAACTATTCTTTCATGGCAAAATCGAAGAAGATAGACAATTTCCTTTCGAATATCATGTAGTTCAATATTCTCGGAGAACTCAATTACATCAGTTCTTTCGAGGAAATCTTCCACTGCATCGAGGAAAGAAGTGAATCCGAGAAAGCCGTTGTCTTGACATCTATAAACAAGTAACTCCAATCTCATGAAAGATTGGTTGTACCAATCGTTATTTCTGGTTTCATCATTCTTGTCATTTTGTTCTTTATTTTTAATTCTCTCAAAGAACACACTGAGAGTTCCGGAATAGCATCGATAAAGCAATTCTGGATCTTCGGATTTATTCGCAATATCAAGCAAGGCCTCAAGAGTGAACCTTGCTTTGGATTTTCCCTTCTCGTGTTTTGCCATC from Mesotoga infera includes:
- a CDS encoding HD domain-containing protein, whose translation is GATLHDIGKVGISSKILRKHGPLDEIEMEVIRNHPTHGKDILEHFKYLKKFIPYAYMHHEREDGSGYPHGLKADKIPLEAKIIAVADVFEALTADRPYRAAYSFAKAVNMMTEMPLDQRIVSALIEILPELENALCGRNPEKCWERTLENDGDAAG